The Silurus meridionalis isolate SWU-2019-XX chromosome 18, ASM1480568v1, whole genome shotgun sequence genome includes the window ATTAACTCTGTCTCTTGTTCGATTTGAACTCGAtaggaaaaaatgttttgctggaAGACTTTATTCTTTAGTGAATGAATTAGAATGTAGTAACTGTACACATCACAGCCAGATATGCTATGATGTAGATGTTGAATAATAATTCAGGATAAAACAGGAAGATATGCTAAAtcttgtgtgtattttgttctgcacgtaaaaaggattgcatttggtacacgCGCCAAAACAAAAGCCCTTAATCGATAAAGTTCGATATGTTTgcgtgtaccattacacccctagttTAGGATAAAATTATTGCTGCACTTTATTCCCAATAAATCTTCAGATTTTCTTCCTGtgattgtttatttacttttttttttgtaattaaaatgaacacaaagGAAGTAATAGTTAGCTGATTAAAGCCTTCTGGTGGTTTAATATGGCCACTTGTGAATTCACCAATCTGCATCATTTCATTAAATTAAGGATTTATCTGGCAAcagaaaaaactaaattgtCTCCTGTGTGCAGAGTTGTTGCTTATGTTGCGTTATGTAACCTGTTAAACGTTGCATTATTCAATCAGTCTGTAGGGGAAAACAAACTAAAGGCACATTTGTGCTTCTGTGTTGAAGCGTGTGAATATCTGATGGGGGTTCTGAGTAAGTGAAGACACAGGGTTGTGTTATGGTTTGTGTAAATTGCCTGGCATGTGGTGCTATATTAAGCACAGAAACCTCCAGAAATTGATGCTGATGCGATGGAGAAAATGTCGAGCTCCTGCACTGGAAAGGGTCTGGATGCATATTTAATACATATGGGCGATTGCAGTAGCTAAAACAACTCCTGAGTTTCTGCTCGCTCAACTATTGTTGACACAATTTTTTTGGTAATCTTGGATTTGAATGATTTCTTCTTTTCTGTATTGTCTTTATGTAATTCCTGTTCAGATATTCTGTAACTACCGTGTGCTTGGCTGAGATTTGTATATTGGTATTGGTAATTACTAATGTAGTGGTTGTGATCTCAGCTGTTTACACTGATCACTCATGTAAACTGTTCTCTCTGAGGCAGTGCAGTATGGCGTGTTCCTGGCAAACAAGGATGCAGTTGAGGCAAACTTTTAAGTGCGACACAGCCGATAGCATCACCTCCTCACTGCTTTAGGGTCCCATCCGTTTTTGAAGTTCTGGAtgttcctgtgtgtttgtgtctcctGTGTCTTTCTGTCGCATCTCTCAGAAACTTGCCTCATTCTCACTATCTCAAGGACATGCTCTGAGTCCACTGCATATCAATCCAAATCAAAGTGtttactgaagataaatgagTGCTTTTCTTCATACCTACTTTTTCAAtggcaatctttttttttttttttttaatgaacgaTGAACAAAGTTAGATAAAGGATGTGACCAGTTAACACCTGAAATCGCTTCCTTTTCTTCATCAGTTCATTATATGATCAGCACATATAGTAACGGAAGTCCTTGTGTTTAGTTTATTAATGTAAACCCCTGACAAATGCGTTTTCCAATCATATGATTGAGATCTTGTTCTTCGTGTCATATTTCATGTTCGTTTAAGACGTTCAAACTACAGCTTGATGTTTACTTAATATTTGTTATAGGTATGAACACACCAAACCAGCCAAGCAAGAGGACCTCCCTGGACCCATGCCCTCTGAGCTGCTTCCCGCTGCCCCCCTCACCCTTGCTGGTGACTCTGGGTCCATGCCCAGTGGGCCAGCTGGCACGTCCAAAGCCCAGGAAAGGCCCCAGAGCTCTGGGGGAGTGGACTGGGTCAATGCTGCTGAGTTTGTGCCAGGCCAGCCCTACTGCGGAAGAGGTGAGTTGATGCATGTTGGTGGTCTTTGATTCTTTAGATTCAGTAACGTGGCATATCCTGTATAAAATACTTGCAGAGACAAGTCGCACACATGGCAGTGTGTCCAGATAAACACTCTGCAACGAAGATTAGGGCATTCACACAACCTCTGAAACGAAACTAGAAGAAATAGATGAGCTTGTACACTTATGAAAGTAGTGAAcgttctttttataaaaaggatGCAGGGATGTGTGCTCTACCCTTGTTCTCATAGTTGAATTTAGCTTTCTTATGCATATGAGGATTATTTCTGGGACTTTCAGATTCACCATTATACCAGCGTAGCTGCAGATGACGGTGAGGTCaaacttttaattaattttcccTTAAATTTAAAATAGCTGTGACCACAATCTATTATCCTGATTTAGTCCAGTGaaagtgtcccaacttttaATGGAACAGGAAAACAAACTGTGTTATGCTGTGCTGGTATTTATCACTTATTGATTCATTCtggattaaaatgttttattaggtCAAGGTGGAAAAATAACTTTGAATACTAATGTGTTATTCAAAAGAAGCAGGAGAAATAAGTCAGACCTTTTATGAGAGCTACGATCTCACTAATTGGCTCccctgtgtgtttctctctctctctatatatctctataactataaaatacacacacgctGGTAGAGCTAATAAATCATACCCTTTTTACTGCTTTGAGCAACTGCACCAGGGAAGCTGATACTGTGTTCAGGAGTCGTGCCTGAAATTTGCCTAAATATTTCAGTTTCTAAAGCATTATAAAGATCACTTCAAATAGAACTctggtttctttctttacacACCGCATGATTTGCCTTTCTCTTGCTAAGCACAGGGTGATTTAGCACTtgtgtaagtcgctctggataagggcgtctgctaaatgccacaaatgtaaatattaattagttaatcttttttttttattattatttaacagaaGCCTTACTGCTAGATTTGTGTCAACTGTTACTGCCGTCGGTTTATTGTGCTGTCTCTGGCCtcttattgatttggttttgACCTGTGCGTCTCTGGCTCAGCCTAGGTTTAAGTGGTGACTGCAAGTTGTGGGTCATGTGATTTGAATAACTGTGTACTGATTGATGGTTACATTGTGTGTTGTACAATCAcaaatctatattctatttattttacttaatctAAGAGACTGTACTGGACTTGGGGGAACTTGTACAGTTTTTCATTTTATCATGGGACACATTACATCCATCATTTATCCCTCCTGTCACACTTGGATATGCATGTTAAAGCAATTTCTAAGGAAGAAACAACTCCTTATATGGATACTTGAAAAGAATGCTTCATGTGGTATAAGAAGTCAGGATAAGACGTATTTGAAATGTGGTGTTATTGGATTATAATCTACTACAGGGTAGCTTTTGGTTTCAGGCTGCATCACTCCTTTCTTCTCCACTGTTGATCAAGACTCCTTTTATTTTCGTTTAGAATTGTACTGTTCAATCGAATCATCATAACGCTTTATATTCTAGATGTTTACCAGACCAAAAAATAATCATCCTGCATTTGAACTGAACTTTCTCCTCCTTTCCTTGCACTCACAGCAGATCCTGATGATCCGGGGCCTTTAATCGAGGACGAGTATGAAAAGGAACAAACCAACAAGGAGCTGAAGAAGCAGCTGTGCCCGTACGCAGCTGTTGGCGAGTGTCGCTATGGCCTCAACTGCGCCTATCTGCACGGTGACGTGTGCGACATGTGTGGCTTACAGGCGCTCCATCCGTCCGACACTGCTCAACGCTCGCAGCACATCAGagtgagtttttcttttttccttttcctatttaaactttatacattttacctaCAACGCTTTGTATACCGTAATGTGATAAGCAATGGTAGACTGTGGTTAGTGTGGTCCCCCCCCCTCCTCCTCTGCAGTCCATGTTGCATATGCAGGGAATATTCAGTTTTAGAAAAGCAATACACCTCAACTTGACAAGACTTCACTTGACATTTTGTTAACAATCTTCATTATCTATGTATATTAAAAGTAATGCGGCTGATGCAAAGTCAGGTGGTTTCATCAGTGTGCATGTCTGCTCGGGGACAGTTGGCAGAATCAAGAGCATAACTAGCCAGACAAGTATAGTTTGGTGCAAAGTAGTCATTAAACACCCTGCTAGCAAAACCTGCAGTTGCTGTTATACGAAGATGGAACGATAAGAGCATTTGAATATCCTTCATCCAATGTTAGGACAGAAACTCATAGCCTGGAACCCAAATATTTGCTTGATTTTTGTCAAGGGTAAAAACACTGTTTTCTTAATTGTTACTTTGTCTATATGAATTGCTCTTTAAATGCTTGGAGACTGGTGATTAAGCTGATGAGTATGATTTCTAAGCACTAATGAACACCCTTCAGGTCAGGTTAAAGTGTGCTGTGCTGTTGTGCGTGACAGGCGTGCATTGAGGCCCACGAGAAGGACATGGAGATCTCGTTCGCCATCCAGCGCAGTAAGGACATGATGTGCGGCGTCTGTATGGAAGTGGTGTTTGAGAAGGCTAATCCTTGCGAGCGTCGCTTCGGCATCCTCTCCAACTGCAACCACTGCTACTGTCTTAAATGCATTCGCAAGTGGAGGAGCGCCAAGCAGTTTGAGAGCAAGATCATAAAGTAAGTTTACCGATGAAGAGTACAGTTTCTGCTGATGCATATTATTGCTGCGTAATTAATATCCAGTTCTGCACTCCCTTTCTTATTCCTGTTTTCAGGTCCTGCCCAGAGTGTCGAATCACGTCCAACTTTGTCATCCCAAGTGAATACTGGGTGGAGGATAAGGAGGAAAAGCAGAATCTCATTCAGAAGTACAAGGATGGCATGGGGTACAGAGTTTTAAGATTCATTTATAAGCTAACGGGAGCCAAATGACAACAAGGAATATAATGCGGTCACACTTTAATTTTGTTTGtggtgattttatttaataaaagtcAGCCATTTTTGGAATATAAAGCTGATTTCTGTTCGTCCTCAGGAGTAAACCCTGTCGATATTTTGATGAGGGCCGTGGAACCTGTCCATTTGGAGCTAATTGCTTTTACAAACATGCTTTCCCTGACGGACGTCTCGAGGAACCTCAGCCTCAGTCCCAAAACCAGCGAAGGCAAAATGGCTCGAACGCAAGAAACAGGGTAAGTGGTcctcaaccttttttttataattatacccctgttttaacattaaacatattGAATGACTTCCATGTCCCAGtcagttgtataaaattttCTTGAATTGGCAATTAGGAGAGCGTATTTAAAGGATGCAACTGTCGCTcgtatattttcattttcagcgCTAGTCAAAGCATCTGGAGTctatttgaccttttttttttttttttttttttttttttttatataaacacaaaagaaaaacctcTGAGTTTACCAACCGTCTATGGGTGTTTGGTGCTCTGATGCTTCCCTCATTTGCattgctttattctttttttttttttttttttttttttcttttctttcacttgtCTCTCACCACAGATTACACACTCAATTCTCTCCTTGTCCATTGCTTTAATCAAATCGAAGATAACTGTCCAAATAAGACCTTGTATTATTTTTAGTGCATTCATTTTATCTTAATATGGCGTTTTGCCATATTTTCTCTTTGctgtctggttttttttttttttttttaaagctacgTCTGTATGTTCCCACTCTTGCAATAAGctgcaaaaaaatattgatgttACGGAAATATcttcttttaaatataatttgtatatgaaaatattcagaattgaattattaattattaatcgtGCTGttagtaaattaattaatacaaaaaaagtgtgCTCTTGAGAATCTTTAGCGACCCCTAGTTGGGAACCAGTGCAATGTAgaagaaattgcaaaaaaaaaaaacaattctaacAAAATTGGGGTCTTTTTCTTTTGAGCCCAAATTAAGGCTCCTTAACTCACCCACTCTAGCAGAACAAATCAAGCAACATTTTCAGAGAGTAAGAACACTCTTTAAATAGTGCAGTGTTTGTCTATGTGGTTAGGATAGTTTTAGATGTGCCGAAGCACAAATGTTCAAAGTGGCCTAAATCGTTCTGTTATCTCAGTATTATCTTTTCTCCATTTTATCGACCTGCTTTATATATTCTCCTAAACTGACAAGCAAGCTATAGCATACACACCAAATTGCTTCTTTTTCCCAATGGTAATCTATTTCTGGATAGTTGTGCCAGTTTTTAGGAATTATACCTTCGCAATGGGAAAATGTTATTGCTCCCCCTCCTATCTTGATCAGCATCTGCCTCGCTGCTAGAGGCATCAGAACACAATCTTATCTTATGCTGTCTGCTTTTAGGCCAGTGAGGAAAATATTCTCTGATGGATCCATCGAGTCCTCACTGTTGGTGTATAAGCAATCATTTTTTGCATTTAGGTTGTTTTAAAAGTCAatgtttctatataaataaactatggATTTGTATGGATTTACTTTTATAAGATTTAATGAAACAGACTTTAGCACTACT containing:
- the mkrn1 gene encoding probable E3 ubiquitin-protein ligase makorin-1 isoform X2, which codes for MAEAASVAAASIAAPAIATGGWTKHVTCRYFMHGLCKEGDNCRYSHDQSSSKPAMICKFFQKGCCAFGDRCRYEHTKPAKQEDLPGPMPSELLPAAPLTLAGDSGSMPSGPAGTSKAQERPQSSGGVDWVNAAEFVPGQPYCGRDPDDPGPLIEDEYEKEQTNKELKKQLCPYAAVGECRYGLNCAYLHGDVCDMCGLQALHPSDTAQRSQHIRACIEAHEKDMEISFAIQRSKDMMCGVCMEVVFEKANPCERRFGILSNCNHCYCLKCIRKWRSAKQFESKIIKSCPECRITSNFVIPSEYWVEDKEEKQNLIQKYKDGMGSKPCRYFDEGRGTCPFGANCFYKHAFPDGRLEEPQPQSQNQRRQNGSNARNRGSRRTPLWDLFDERESSDSLDNDDEEMVTFELSEMLLMLLAAGTDDDVTDSEDEWDLFHEELDDYYELYL
- the mkrn1 gene encoding probable E3 ubiquitin-protein ligase makorin-1 isoform X1, translated to MAEAASVAAASIAAPAIATGGWTKHVTCRYFMHGLCKEGDNCRYSHDQSSSKPAMICKFFQKGCCAFGDRCRYEHTKPAKQEDLPGPMPSELLPAAPLTLAGDSGSMPSGPAGTSKAQERPQSSGGVDWVNAAEFVPGQPYCGRADPDDPGPLIEDEYEKEQTNKELKKQLCPYAAVGECRYGLNCAYLHGDVCDMCGLQALHPSDTAQRSQHIRACIEAHEKDMEISFAIQRSKDMMCGVCMEVVFEKANPCERRFGILSNCNHCYCLKCIRKWRSAKQFESKIIKSCPECRITSNFVIPSEYWVEDKEEKQNLIQKYKDGMGSKPCRYFDEGRGTCPFGANCFYKHAFPDGRLEEPQPQSQNQRRQNGSNARNRGSRRTPLWDLFDERESSDSLDNDDEEMVTFELSEMLLMLLAAGTDDDVTDSEDEWDLFHEELDDYYELYL